From the genome of Fusobacterium varium, one region includes:
- the ifcA_3 gene encoding Fumarate reductase flavoprotein subunit precursor encodes MRNALKNSGADLKELNKKPVIESKKLVKETQKKDVVVIGAGGAGLIAAIEAKNNGAQNVIVLEKMAFAGGNTLISGGEYAAPNNWVQVKKGLKDSNDTFYNDILKGGDNEGNPKLVRVLADNALNGAEWLKDYINMTFEDRQMFFGGHSVERSLVPLGATGVEMISKLLAKAEELNIPVLYETPAVELIVDKGRVTGVKALSEDKEYTFLAKDGVILASGGFGSNLEMRVKYNKDVDENILSTNTVGITGDGITMAEKIGAQLEDMPFIQTYPTCDPISGALLYFGDVRLIGGSILINQEGKRFVEELERRDVISMAIKNQTGNAAYQFCDEAQVKLSGVAEHHADEMNYLFNNKLLVKADTIKEAADFFGIDAAELEKTVEKYNQYAKDGKDLEFNKRGKLTPFEAKGPFYIMKAVPAVHHTMGGVKIDENARVINTKGEIIKGLYGAGEVTGDIHGTNRLGSDAIADITVFGRIAGQNVVKDNK; translated from the coding sequence GTGAGAAATGCTCTTAAAAATTCTGGAGCTGATCTTAAAGAATTAAATAAAAAACCTGTTATAGAATCTAAAAAATTAGTTAAGGAAACTCAGAAAAAAGATGTGGTTGTTATTGGAGCTGGAGGAGCAGGTCTTATTGCTGCTATCGAAGCTAAAAATAATGGTGCCCAAAATGTCATTGTCCTTGAAAAAATGGCTTTTGCTGGTGGAAATACTCTTATATCTGGTGGAGAATATGCTGCTCCTAATAACTGGGTACAGGTAAAAAAAGGTCTAAAAGACAGCAATGATACTTTTTACAATGATATATTAAAAGGTGGAGATAATGAAGGAAATCCTAAATTAGTAAGAGTTTTAGCCGATAATGCTCTAAATGGAGCTGAATGGTTAAAAGATTACATCAATATGACTTTTGAAGACAGACAAATGTTTTTTGGAGGACACTCTGTAGAAAGAAGTCTTGTACCTTTAGGTGCTACTGGAGTTGAAATGATATCTAAACTTCTTGCTAAAGCTGAAGAATTAAATATACCTGTATTGTATGAAACTCCTGCTGTAGAGCTTATAGTTGATAAAGGAAGAGTTACTGGAGTAAAAGCTTTGAGCGAAGACAAAGAATATACATTCCTTGCTAAAGATGGAGTTATTTTAGCAAGTGGTGGATTTGGTTCTAATCTTGAAATGAGAGTTAAATATAATAAAGATGTAGATGAAAATATACTTTCTACTAATACAGTTGGAATAACTGGTGATGGAATAACTATGGCTGAAAAAATAGGTGCACAACTTGAAGATATGCCTTTTATTCAAACTTACCCTACATGTGATCCTATAAGTGGAGCTCTTCTTTATTTTGGAGATGTAAGACTTATTGGTGGAAGTATACTTATTAACCAAGAAGGAAAACGTTTTGTTGAAGAATTAGAAAGAAGAGATGTTATTTCTATGGCAATAAAAAATCAAACTGGAAATGCAGCTTATCAATTCTGTGATGAAGCACAGGTAAAATTAAGTGGAGTAGCTGAACATCATGCTGATGAGATGAATTACTTATTTAATAATAAACTTTTAGTTAAAGCTGATACTATCAAAGAAGCTGCTGATTTTTTTGGAATAGATGCTGCTGAGCTTGAAAAAACTGTTGAAAAATATAATCAATATGCTAAAGATGGAAAAGATCTTGAATTTAATAAAAGAGGAAAACTTACTCCATTTGAAGCCAAAGGCCCTTTCTATATTATGAAGGCTGTTCCTGCTGTGCATCATACAATGGGTGGAGTAAAAATTGATGAGAATGCAAGAGTTATCAATACTAAAGGTGAAATTATAAAAGGACTTTATGGAGCTGGAGAAGTTACTGGAGATATTCATGGTACTAATCGTCTAGGTAGTGATGCAATCGCTGATATTACAGTATTTGGAAGAATAGCTGGACAAAATGTAGTAAAAGATAATAAATAA
- a CDS encoding Predicted transcriptional regulator translates to MQDVVDKLMNFGFTRTEATVYINLLKSGKTNGYKLAKELNLSRSTVYQALESLYKNGYIFMIPNGSKEYEAKEPEMIFEEIEKKFHKNAKSIKQQLKNIERPLKKDYYLRIEGYENILHTLHNIIKEAKKEIYLNTDFNLEIMKSDLKEAAERGVRIIIFSFNKLEDIGKEIEYYHKTEVKETHKNPKRIMMVVDLSNSFVVTNTGDKIMGTLTDNEVYVQIISEHIHSDIYMARLAEIYEKSFEKKSV, encoded by the coding sequence ATGCAAGATGTAGTAGACAAACTTATGAATTTTGGCTTCACCAGAACAGAAGCAACAGTCTATATAAATTTGCTCAAATCAGGAAAAACAAATGGTTATAAACTAGCTAAAGAACTAAATCTCTCAAGATCTACTGTATATCAAGCTTTAGAATCTTTATATAAAAATGGATACATATTTATGATTCCCAATGGAAGTAAAGAATATGAAGCAAAAGAACCAGAAATGATTTTTGAAGAAATAGAAAAGAAATTCCATAAAAATGCCAAAAGTATAAAGCAACAACTTAAGAACATCGAAAGACCTTTAAAAAAAGATTATTATCTTAGAATAGAAGGATATGAAAATATTCTCCATACTCTTCATAATATAATAAAAGAAGCCAAAAAAGAAATATACTTAAATACAGATTTTAATTTAGAGATAATGAAATCTGATTTAAAAGAAGCTGCTGAAAGAGGAGTCAGAATTATAATATTTTCTTTTAATAAATTAGAAGATATTGGAAAAGAAATTGAATACTATCATAAAACTGAAGTAAAAGAAACTCATAAAAATCCAAAAAGAATAATGATGGTAGTTGATCTCTCTAACAGTTTTGTAGTGACTAATACAGGTGATAAGATAATGGGTACTCTCACAGATAATGAAGTCTATGTGCAGATAATTTCAGAACATATACACAGTGATATCTACATGGCAAGACTAGCTGAAATATATGAAAAATCTTTTGAAAAAAAATCAGTATAA
- the malQ_1 gene encoding 4-alpha-glucanotransferase: protein MFERSSGILMHISSLPSEYGIGDFGKKAYEFVDFLEKSGQKLWQILPMGPTGYGDSPYQSFSAFAGNPYFIDLEEFVELGYINYEALSPLKEINYNDNLDYEQVNKRKTKLLKNIFEIFLKKAEKNDEIKTDLKNFKEKNAYWLENYILYMALKEKFSGKSWQNWPKHYKYKNFKKIEKNDEKLKKI from the coding sequence ATGTTTGAAAGAAGTAGTGGTATATTAATGCATATATCTTCTCTTCCAAGTGAATATGGAATAGGAGATTTTGGAAAAAAAGCATATGAATTTGTAGATTTTCTTGAAAAATCTGGACAGAAATTATGGCAAATTCTTCCCATGGGACCTACAGGGTATGGCGATTCCCCTTATCAGTCTTTTTCGGCTTTTGCAGGTAATCCCTATTTTATAGATTTAGAAGAATTTGTTGAACTCGGATATATAAATTATGAAGCTCTCTCTCCTTTGAAAGAAATAAATTATAATGACAATCTTGATTATGAACAAGTAAACAAGAGAAAAACTAAACTTTTAAAAAATATTTTTGAAATTTTCTTGAAAAAAGCAGAAAAAAATGATGAAATAAAGACAGACTTAAAAAATTTTAAAGAAAAAAACGCTTACTGGCTAGAAAATTATATTTTATATATGGCATTAAAAGAAAAATTTTCTGGAAAGTCATGGCAAAATTGGCCTAAGCACTATAAATATAAAAATTTTAAAAAAATAGAAAAAAATGATGAGAAACTAAAAAAGATATGA
- the malQ_2 gene encoding 4-alpha-glucanotransferase, producing the protein MNYFLFVQYTFYKQWFRLKSYANSKGIKIIGDIPIFVATDSADTWSESKIFQFDKYKKPKRVSGCPPDYFSKDGQLWGNVLYDWKYLKKTNYDWWIKRINYCFEIYDIVRIDHFRGFEAYWSIPAKDTTAVKGHWEKGPGIDFFRAVEKRLGKLPIIAEDLGFLTEKVRKLLKRSGFPGMKVLEFAFDSEDSDYLPHKYEENCVAYTGTHDNNTVIGWYETISLETKHYCDEYLKNYLSKFESDYWLPINLRFINAIWASKANIAIAQMQDFIGLGEEGRMNAPSTLGKNWKWRFNEKYITDELCNNIKIITDKFKR; encoded by the coding sequence ATGAATTATTTTTTGTTTGTACAATATACTTTCTATAAGCAATGGTTTAGATTAAAATCTTATGCTAACTCCAAGGGTATAAAAATAATTGGTGATATTCCTATTTTTGTAGCAACAGACAGTGCTGATACTTGGAGTGAATCTAAAATATTCCAGTTTGATAAATATAAAAAACCAAAACGGGTATCAGGTTGTCCTCCAGATTATTTCAGCAAAGATGGACAATTATGGGGAAATGTATTATATGATTGGAAATATCTTAAAAAAACAAATTATGATTGGTGGATAAAAAGAATAAATTACTGTTTTGAAATATATGATATTGTTAGAATAGATCATTTTAGAGGATTTGAAGCTTATTGGAGTATTCCAGCAAAAGATACTACTGCCGTAAAAGGTCATTGGGAAAAAGGACCTGGAATAGATTTTTTCAGAGCTGTTGAAAAAAGATTAGGAAAGCTTCCAATAATTGCTGAAGATTTAGGATTTCTTACTGAAAAAGTGAGAAAACTTTTAAAAAGAAGTGGTTTTCCTGGAATGAAAGTACTTGAGTTTGCTTTTGATTCAGAAGATAGTGACTACCTTCCTCATAAATATGAAGAAAATTGTGTAGCATATACTGGAACTCATGATAATAATACTGTAATTGGCTGGTATGAAACTATATCCTTAGAAACTAAACATTACTGTGATGAATATTTAAAAAATTATCTCAGCAAATTTGAAAGTGACTACTGGCTTCCTATTAATTTAAGATTTATCAATGCTATATGGGCATCAAAAGCAAATATAGCAATAGCTCAGATGCAGGATTTTATAGGATTGGGAGAAGAGGGAAGAATGAATGCTCCATCTACATTGGGAAAAAATTGGAAGTGGAGATTTAATGAAAAATATATTACTGATGAATTATGTAATAATATAAAAATAATAACTGATAAATTTAAAAGATAA
- the malP gene encoding Maltodextrin phosphorylase — translation MKIEKNQLKKQIEKYVKISFGKDITEANEFEIYRALGQAIMEEIAEDWYETRKLYSQKKQAFYLSAEFLMGRALGNNLINLGLLDEVKEVLSEYGIDYNKVEDEEEDSALGNGGLGRLAACFLDSLATLNLPGQGYGIRYRNGIFNQTFKDGYQVEKPETWLKYGDVWSIERPADEVIVSFGDENVRAVPYDMPIIGYGTKNINTLRLWEAHSIVDLDLGKFNQQDYLHATQEKTRAEDISRVLYPNDSTDEGKKLRLKQQYFFVSASLQDILRKFKKVHGRNFEKFSEFTAIQLNDTHPVIAIPELMRLLLDVEGVSWEKAWGIVEKTFSYTNHTILAEALEKWWVGLYEQVVPRIYQITQGINDQLKGLLAEKFPDDSARQDRMSIIQGNMIHMAWLAIYGSHTINGVAALHTEILKNKELKDWYEIYPERFQNKTNGITQRRWLLQSNPQLAKLITELLGEEWITDLSQLKRLEEYINDEGILKRILEIKHEKKIELVNYLRETQGIEINPNSIFDMQIKRLHEYKRQLLNIFHVIGLYNKLKLNPSMEFNPVTYIYGAKAAPGYLLAKGIIRLINEVAQVVNRDPDVNGKLKIVFVENYRVSVAEKLFPAADISEQISTAGKEASGTGNMKFMLNGALTIGTLDGANVEIVEEAGIENNYIFGLKVNEIEEMRTKGYDPHVPYNNVEGLKKIVDSLIDGTFNDLGTGIYSNIHRSLMENAPWQQADQYFVLEDFEAYRKAQKTINKEYRDRMGWAKKQLMNIANAGKFSSDRTIKEYADEIWHIEPAKL, via the coding sequence ATGAAAATTGAAAAAAATCAATTAAAGAAACAAATTGAAAAATATGTAAAGATAAGTTTTGGAAAGGATATAACTGAAGCTAATGAATTTGAAATCTATAGAGCTTTAGGACAGGCTATTATGGAAGAAATAGCTGAAGATTGGTATGAAACTAGAAAACTTTATTCTCAAAAAAAACAAGCTTTTTATCTTTCTGCTGAATTCCTTATGGGAAGAGCATTAGGAAACAATCTTATCAATCTTGGATTATTAGATGAAGTTAAAGAAGTATTATCAGAATATGGAATTGATTATAACAAAGTAGAAGATGAAGAAGAAGATTCAGCTTTAGGAAATGGAGGATTAGGAAGGCTTGCTGCATGCTTTTTAGATTCTCTAGCCACACTTAATCTTCCTGGACAGGGCTATGGTATTAGGTATAGAAACGGTATCTTCAATCAAACCTTTAAAGATGGATACCAAGTAGAAAAACCTGAAACTTGGCTTAAATATGGAGATGTATGGTCTATTGAAAGACCAGCTGATGAAGTCATAGTAAGTTTTGGAGATGAAAATGTAAGAGCAGTTCCTTATGATATGCCAATAATAGGTTATGGAACTAAAAATATAAACACATTAAGACTTTGGGAAGCTCATTCAATTGTGGATCTAGACCTTGGAAAATTTAATCAGCAAGATTATCTTCATGCCACTCAAGAAAAAACCAGAGCAGAAGATATATCAAGAGTTCTTTATCCAAATGACTCAACTGATGAAGGAAAAAAATTAAGATTAAAACAACAATACTTTTTTGTATCTGCATCATTGCAGGATATTTTAAGAAAATTCAAAAAAGTTCATGGAAGAAATTTTGAAAAATTTTCTGAATTTACAGCTATTCAGTTAAATGATACTCACCCTGTTATAGCTATTCCAGAATTAATGAGATTACTTTTAGATGTTGAAGGAGTATCTTGGGAAAAAGCTTGGGGAATAGTTGAAAAGACTTTCTCATACACTAACCACACTATATTGGCAGAAGCACTTGAAAAATGGTGGGTTGGCTTATATGAACAAGTTGTTCCTAGAATATATCAGATAACTCAGGGAATAAATGACCAGTTAAAAGGATTACTTGCTGAAAAATTTCCTGATGACTCAGCTAGGCAAGATAGAATGTCTATTATACAGGGGAATATGATTCATATGGCATGGCTTGCTATATATGGCAGTCATACAATAAATGGAGTAGCTGCCCTTCATACTGAAATTCTTAAAAATAAAGAATTAAAAGATTGGTACGAAATATATCCTGAAAGATTCCAAAATAAAACTAATGGTATAACTCAAAGAAGATGGCTTCTACAGTCAAATCCACAACTAGCAAAACTAATAACTGAACTCCTTGGAGAAGAATGGATTACTGATTTAAGCCAATTAAAGAGATTAGAGGAATATATTAATGATGAAGGAATTTTAAAAAGAATTTTAGAGATTAAACATGAGAAAAAAATAGAATTAGTTAATTATTTGAGAGAAACTCAAGGAATCGAAATCAATCCAAATTCTATATTTGATATGCAGATAAAAAGACTTCATGAATATAAAAGACAGCTTTTAAATATATTCCATGTTATTGGATTGTATAATAAACTTAAACTAAATCCTTCTATGGAATTTAATCCTGTTACATATATTTATGGAGCCAAAGCTGCTCCAGGATATCTTTTAGCTAAAGGAATCATAAGACTTATTAATGAGGTAGCTCAAGTAGTAAATAGAGATCCTGATGTAAATGGAAAATTAAAAATAGTATTTGTTGAAAATTACAGAGTATCTGTAGCTGAAAAATTATTCCCAGCAGCAGATATTTCCGAACAAATATCTACAGCAGGAAAAGAAGCTTCTGGAACTGGAAATATGAAATTTATGCTAAATGGTGCTTTAACTATTGGAACTTTAGATGGAGCCAATGTAGAAATAGTAGAAGAAGCTGGAATAGAAAATAACTATATTTTTGGATTAAAGGTTAATGAAATAGAGGAAATGAGGACTAAAGGTTATGATCCTCATGTTCCATATAATAATGTAGAAGGTCTTAAAAAAATAGTTGATTCATTAATTGATGGAACTTTCAATGATCTTGGAACAGGAATATACAGTAATATTCATAGATCTCTTATGGAAAATGCTCCTTGGCAGCAGGCAGATCAGTACTTTGTTTTGGAAGATTTTGAAGCCTATAGAAAAGCTCAAAAAACAATTAATAAAGAATACAGAGATAGAATGGGCTGGGCTAAAAAGCAACTTATGAATATTGCAAATGCAGGAAAATTCTCATCTGACAGAACTATAAAAGAATATGCAGATGAAATATGGCATATAGAACCAGCTAAACTATAA
- the glgB gene encoding 1,4-alpha-glucan branching enzyme GlgB, which translates to MEHELDVYLFHRGEHREAYNYMGAHLTKNSVIFRVWAPHAKSVAVVGDFNGWTGNEHFMKKLNNEGIWELEILGLKKLEKYKYKIEGADGRIEMKADPYAFYSEIRPNTASIVYDIPKFKWADKRWLNKRTTGLNKPINIYEVHLGSWKRGIHGEWLNYKDSAIMLAEYLKEMNYTHIEIMPINEYPLDASWGYQATGYYSVTSRYGTPEDFMFLVNLMHKNNIGVILDWVPGHFCKDAHGLYRFDGTPTYEYPDSRIGENKEWGTCNFDVTRNEVKSFLISNLIYWFKEFHIDGVRMDAVANMLYLSYGKDGEDGLRNKYGGKENLGAVDFFKELNSVIHEDFPNILVIAEDSTAWPNVTKHPIDGGLGFDSKWNMGWMNDTLKYFSIDPIFRYEHHGKLTFSFMYAFSENYVLPLSHDEVVHGKKSIIEKMPGYYEDKLAHTRSLYSYQMAHPGKKLNFMGNEFAHGLEWRFYESLEWHLLDQNNGNREIQTYVKALNKLYLEEKALWEDSWDTFEWIEHENYTENMLAFLRKTKDFKEYLIIVFNFSGENRKKYKIGVPENKVYSVILNSDDKKFGGSGTLKKKKYKPIDKSWNYREQHIELDIPRNTVIF; encoded by the coding sequence ATGGAACACGAATTAGATGTGTATCTTTTTCACAGAGGAGAACACAGAGAAGCATATAACTATATGGGAGCACATTTAACTAAAAACTCAGTTATATTTAGAGTATGGGCACCTCACGCTAAATCAGTTGCTGTTGTTGGGGATTTTAATGGCTGGACTGGTAATGAACACTTTATGAAAAAACTAAATAATGAAGGAATATGGGAACTTGAAATTTTAGGTCTTAAAAAATTAGAAAAATATAAGTATAAAATTGAAGGAGCTGATGGAAGAATAGAAATGAAAGCTGATCCATATGCCTTCTATTCTGAAATAAGACCCAATACTGCTTCTATTGTTTATGATATACCAAAATTTAAGTGGGCAGACAAAAGATGGCTTAATAAAAGAACTACTGGATTAAATAAGCCTATTAACATATATGAAGTTCATTTAGGCTCGTGGAAAAGAGGAATACATGGAGAATGGTTAAATTATAAAGATTCTGCTATCATGCTTGCTGAATATCTTAAAGAAATGAATTATACTCATATTGAAATAATGCCTATAAACGAATACCCACTTGATGCCTCTTGGGGATATCAAGCTACTGGATATTATTCAGTTACAAGTAGATATGGGACTCCTGAAGACTTTATGTTTCTTGTAAATCTTATGCATAAAAATAATATTGGAGTCATTTTGGACTGGGTTCCTGGACACTTTTGTAAAGATGCTCATGGACTTTATAGATTTGATGGAACTCCTACTTATGAATATCCAGACTCAAGAATTGGAGAAAATAAAGAATGGGGAACTTGTAACTTTGATGTTACAAGAAATGAAGTAAAAAGTTTTTTAATATCTAATTTAATTTACTGGTTCAAAGAATTCCATATAGATGGTGTAAGAATGGACGCTGTAGCTAATATGCTTTATCTTTCATATGGAAAAGATGGTGAAGATGGTCTAAGAAATAAATATGGTGGAAAAGAAAATTTAGGTGCTGTGGATTTCTTTAAAGAATTGAATTCTGTTATACATGAAGACTTTCCAAATATTCTTGTTATTGCTGAAGATTCAACTGCCTGGCCTAATGTTACTAAACACCCAATTGATGGTGGACTTGGATTTGACAGCAAATGGAATATGGGGTGGATGAATGATACCCTTAAATATTTTAGTATAGATCCTATATTTAGATATGAGCATCATGGAAAACTGACTTTTTCTTTTATGTATGCCTTTTCTGAAAACTATGTACTCCCTTTATCTCATGATGAAGTGGTGCATGGTAAAAAATCAATAATTGAAAAAATGCCTGGATATTATGAAGATAAGCTGGCTCACACAAGATCCCTTTATTCTTACCAAATGGCTCACCCTGGAAAGAAATTAAACTTTATGGGTAATGAATTTGCTCATGGACTTGAATGGAGATTCTACGAATCTCTTGAATGGCATCTATTGGATCAGAATAATGGAAATAGAGAAATTCAAACTTATGTAAAAGCTTTGAATAAACTTTACCTTGAAGAAAAAGCTCTTTGGGAAGATAGTTGGGATACTTTTGAATGGATAGAGCATGAAAATTATACTGAAAATATGTTAGCTTTTCTTAGAAAGACAAAAGATTTTAAAGAATACTTGATAATAGTTTTTAATTTTTCTGGTGAAAACAGAAAGAAATATAAGATAGGTGTACCAGAAAATAAAGTATATAGTGTCATTTTAAACAGTGATGACAAAAAATTTGGTGGAAGTGGAACTCTTAAAAAGAAAAAATACAAACCTATTGATAAAAGCTGGAACTATAGAGAGCAACATATAGAATTAGATATTCCTAGAAACACTGTAATTTTTTAA
- the glgC_1 gene encoding Glucose-1-phosphate adenylyltransferase: MKRKQIIAMILAGGQGSRLLDLTEKIAKPGVPFGGKYRIIDFTLSNCSNSGIDTVGVLTQYEPHILNDHIGRGSPWDLDRMDGGVTVLQPHTKKNDEGGWYKGTANAIYQNIQFIDKYDPENVLILSGDHIYKMDYEKMLKFHKEKDADVTIGVFNVPMKDAPSFGIMNANEDYSIYEFEEKPKQPKSTLASMGIYIFKWNVLKEYLIEDEKDPTSSNDFGKNIIPNLLNDHKRLFAYPFEGYWKDVGTIESFWDAHMDLLKPDNKLNIFDKDWKINTRQGVYPPLYVSDDAIITTSLVDKGCEIEGVVKNSVIFPGVKIGKNSKVINSVIMQDTVIEENVIINKAIIADEVVIKKIQLLVMILKLQSLVTEE; the protein is encoded by the coding sequence ATGAAAAGAAAGCAAATAATAGCTATGATACTAGCAGGAGGACAAGGAAGCCGTTTATTAGATTTGACTGAAAAAATAGCTAAACCTGGAGTTCCATTTGGTGGAAAATATAGAATCATAGACTTTACTTTAAGCAATTGTTCTAACTCTGGAATAGATACAGTAGGAGTACTTACTCAATATGAACCTCATATCCTTAATGATCACATTGGAAGGGGTTCACCTTGGGACTTAGATAGAATGGATGGTGGAGTAACTGTATTACAGCCTCACACTAAAAAGAATGATGAAGGTGGATGGTACAAAGGAACTGCCAATGCTATTTATCAAAATATTCAATTCATAGATAAATATGATCCTGAAAATGTTTTAATTTTATCAGGAGATCATATTTACAAAATGGACTATGAAAAAATGTTAAAATTTCATAAAGAAAAAGATGCAGATGTTACTATTGGAGTATTTAATGTTCCAATGAAAGATGCTCCTAGTTTTGGTATTATGAATGCTAATGAGGATTATTCAATTTATGAATTTGAAGAAAAACCAAAGCAACCAAAAAGTACTTTGGCATCAATGGGAATATATATTTTCAAATGGAATGTATTAAAAGAATATTTGATTGAAGATGAAAAAGATCCTACTTCAAGCAATGACTTTGGTAAAAATATAATCCCTAATTTATTAAATGACCACAAAAGACTATTTGCATATCCGTTTGAAGGATACTGGAAAGATGTAGGAACTATTGAAAGTTTCTGGGATGCTCATATGGATCTTTTAAAACCTGATAATAAATTAAATATATTTGATAAAGACTGGAAAATTAATACTCGTCAAGGAGTTTATCCACCTCTGTATGTAAGTGATGATGCTATAATTACGACTTCGTTAGTTGATAAAGGTTGTGAAATAGAAGGAGTAGTTAAAAATTCTGTTATTTTTCCTGGAGTAAAAATTGGAAAAAATAGTAAGGTCATTAATTCTGTAATAATGCAAGATACAGTTATTGAAGAAAATGTTATTATTAACAAAGCAATCATAGCTGACGAAGTAGTTATCAAAAAAATACAGTTATTGGTGATGATACTGAAATTGCAGTCATTGGTCACGGAAGAATAA
- the glgC_2 gene encoding Glucose-1-phosphate adenylyltransferase, with protein sequence MLNNYMAIIFLAESLDNIRSLTKMRPLASVPVGGTYRIIDFALSNLVNAGIRNVGIFGGNDDMNSLTDHIGRGTEWDLDRKKDGIFIFKQMADSTYSTNIKRVKKNMEYFFRSKQQNVVVLSSHMVCNIDIADVVKKHEESGKDVTLVYKKVDNANERFDNCDSVKVGENGEILGIGQNLFFKKDENISMETFIIKKELLIKLICDGIQDGAYYTVKDLISRNIARLSINGYEFKGYLACINSTKEYFDFNMDLLNKEIRDDIFNKDGRKIYTKTKDTPPSMFKERAEIVNSVIANGCILGGKVKNSILARGAIVEEGAIVEDSILLQDSVVKSGAVLKNIIVDKNNVIKCNERLSASRNYPLVIEKSIKWDKEHYRDLLEYLKGKGRE encoded by the coding sequence ATGCTAAATAATTATATGGCTATCATATTTTTAGCCGAATCTCTAGATAATATCAGATCTCTTACTAAAATGAGACCTCTGGCATCTGTTCCAGTAGGTGGAACTTACAGAATAATAGATTTTGCTTTGTCAAATTTAGTTAATGCAGGAATAAGAAATGTTGGTATTTTTGGTGGAAATGATGATATGAATTCACTTACTGACCATATTGGAAGAGGAACAGAGTGGGATTTAGACAGAAAAAAAGATGGTATATTTATTTTCAAACAAATGGCTGACTCTACTTATTCAACTAATATAAAAAGAGTTAAAAAAAACATGGAGTACTTCTTCCGTAGCAAACAACAAAATGTGGTTGTATTAAGCTCTCATATGGTATGTAATATTGATATCGCTGATGTTGTAAAAAAACATGAAGAAAGTGGAAAAGATGTCACTCTTGTATATAAAAAAGTAGATAATGCAAATGAAAGATTTGATAATTGCGACAGTGTAAAAGTTGGGGAAAATGGAGAAATATTAGGAATTGGACAAAATCTTTTCTTTAAAAAAGATGAAAATATTTCTATGGAAACTTTTATTATAAAAAAAGAGCTTTTAATAAAATTAATATGTGATGGAATCCAAGATGGAGCCTACTATACAGTTAAAGATCTTATCTCAAGAAATATAGCTAGATTAAGCATTAACGGTTATGAATTTAAAGGATATTTAGCTTGTATAAATTCAACAAAAGAATATTTTGATTTTAACATGGATCTTCTAAATAAAGAAATTAGAGATGACATCTTCAATAAAGATGGAAGAAAAATATACACTAAAACAAAAGATACCCCTCCATCAATGTTCAAAGAAAGAGCTGAAATAGTAAATTCAGTTATAGCCAACGGATGTATTTTAGGTGGAAAAGTTAAAAATTCCATTTTAGCAAGAGGAGCTATAGTTGAAGAGGGGGCTATAGTTGAAGATAGTATACTTTTACAAGATAGTGTTGTTAAATCTGGAGCTGTATTAAAAAATATCATTGTAGATAAAAATAATGTAATTAAATGCAACGAAAGGCTTAGTGCTTCTAGAAATTATCCTCTAGTTATTGAAAAAAGCATTAAATGGGATAAAGAACATTACAGAGATCTTTTAGAATATCTAAAAGGAAAAGGGAGAGAATAG